In Rosa chinensis cultivar Old Blush chromosome 1, RchiOBHm-V2, whole genome shotgun sequence, a genomic segment contains:
- the LOC112198394 gene encoding uncharacterized protein LOC112198394 isoform X2 → MEVQIQPLQKMIFQKAKLHQTQKRKKFHLGVKPNYWILAKKKRKRPILVEFNERGQPIGQNAALFSSFIGASARELIPMTAATWKDLSATFKDQIWIHITTSFIVDEFYKKHIFRKMMKLWRDHRSLVVKQVEEQAKVVGLQRAAALLKPNNIESMDEWLAFIKNRTSAGFKEKCEKFKRMRARRTLPHRTSRKSFARLEEELREQSENPDAISRSDIWIHAYEAKKKKGSEEVVEDPEIVKQVKQKRAEQEPSQTPSLKDDAVAQVLGPDPRGRVRGLGFGAVPSKLEYQTKVGSKVANLEKQVSNQAQNMLSQSQEIERLKEVVATLLARSEKERNNHVSNSVQHSATKFSLRTQNENPSVQHHSSDGIQSKHNIASVRGSESGRPQSKQSNQKKTGSIQHSAGDGSQSKDKEGKRTKVTKDDQNRIELLSWFEMEEQVVAIAKLESKDPNVKVHHVPLGHECWKVWVLDVFEDIALYRPTREFGTLSMAQGSTVAWPIKYIKQV, encoded by the exons ATGGAAGTTCAAATTCAACCCCTGCAGAAGATGATATTCCAGAAGGCCAAGCtacatcaaacccagaaaagaaaaaaattccacCTCGGGGTAAAGCCAAATTATTGGatattggcaaaaaaaaaaagaaaacgtcCTATTCTAGTTGAATTCAATGAAAGAGGCCAGCCTATTGGACAAAATGCAGCTCTCTTCTCCTCTTTCATTGGAGCCTCAGCAAGAGAGTTAATACCAATGACTGCTGCAACTTGGAAAGATCTATCTGCTACTTTCAAAGATCAGATTTGGATACACATCACA ACAAGTTTCATTGTTGATGAATTCTACAAGAAGCATATTTTTCGAAAAATGATGAAGCTTTGGCGAGATCATAGATCGTTAGTGGTAAAACAAGTGGAAGAGCAAGCCAAAGTTGTTGGTTTACAACGTGCTGCTGCCCTTCTCAAGCCTAAcaacatagaatccatggatgAGTGGTTAGCTTTTATTAAAAACAGAACTAGTGCAGGATTTAAG GAGAAGTGTGAAAAATTCAAGAGAATGCGGGCAAGAAGAACTTTACCACACAGAACAAGTAGAAAAAGTTTCGCGCGGCTTGAAGAAGAATTG AGGGAACAAAGTGAAAATCCCGATGCGATATCAAGGTCTGATATATGGATACATGCTtatgaagcaaagaagaagaagggttcaGAGGAAGTAGTTGAGGATCCAGAAATAGTG AAACAAGTGAAGCAGAAAAGGGCAGAGCAAGAACCCTCACAAACACCTTCTTTGAAAGATGATGCTGTAGCACAAGTTCTAGGTCCTGATCCACGAGGACGGGTAAGAGGTTTAGGATTTGGAGCAGTCCCTTCAAAGTTAGAATATCAAACCAAAGTTGGAAGCAAAGTTGCTAACTTAGAGAAACAAGTGTCCAATCAAGCACAAAATATGCTTTCTCAATCACAAGAGATTGAACGATTGAAAGAAGTGGTTGCCACTCTTTTAGCAAGATCAGAGAAAGAAAGGAATAACCAT GTTAGTAACAGTGTTCAGCATTCTGCTACTAAGTTTTCACTACGAACGCAAAATGAAAATCCAAGCGTTCAACATCATAGCAGTGATGGAATACAAAGCAAACACAATATTGCTAGTGTTCGAGGTTCTGAAAGTGGGAGGCCACAAAGCAAGCAGAGCAACCAAAAGAAAACTGGAAGTATTCAACATTCTGCTGGTGATGGGTCGCAAAGCAAAGACAAGGAAGGTAAAAGGACCAAAGTTACAAAGGATGATCAGAATAGAATCGAATTGTTAAGTTGGTTTGAGATGGAAGAACAAGTTGTTGCAATAGCAAAACTAGAGTCAAAAGATCCAAATGTAAAAGTCCATCATGTGCCCCTTGGTCATGAATGCTGGAAAGTTTGGGTGCTTGATGTTTTTGAGGATATAGCTTTATATCGACCAACTAGGGAGTTTGGAACACTGAGTATGGCTCAAGGAAGTACAGTTGCATGGCCTATCAAGTACATCAAGCAAGTTTAG
- the LOC112181511 gene encoding CYP enzymes assisting alcohol dehydrogenase — translation MSKTSSSCALQVITCKAAVCWGVGEECKVEEIQVEPPQKFEVRVKMLYASLCHTDILMTKGRPFPLFPRVLGHEGVGVVESVGEEVNAEDFKQGDIVIPTYLSECQECENCLSGKSNLCLKYPFTWSGLMLDGTSRMSTVKGQKMLYHLFSCSTWSEYMVVNVNFLVKLHKWGAHRTTTPPLSHASFLSCGFSTGYGAPWKEAKIERGSTVAVIGLGAVGLGAVEGARMQGASRIIGVDKNEMKREKGIAFGMTDFINPDNHQSEHDQDHDKSVSKLIKDCTDGMGVDYCFECTGVASFINEALEATKMGKGTAVVLGGSGVTTVQIDFLSLMSGRTLKGSLFGGLKAKTDLPILINKCMNMEMQLDELLTHEVPLVDINKALEFLKQPDCVKVLIKI, via the exons ATGTCAAAAACAAGCAGCAGCTGCGCCTTGCAAGTCATAACATGCAAAG CGGCTGTATGTTGGGGAGTGGGAGAAGAGTGCAAGGTGGAAGAGATACAGGTAGAGCCACCACAGAAGTTTGAAGTTCGTGTCAAGATGCTCTATGCCAGTCTCTGTCACACTGACATCCTCATGACCAAAGGACGCCCATTT CCTCTTTTCCCTCGCGTTCTTGGACATGAGGGCGTCGG TGTGGTAGAAAGCGTCGGAGAAGAAGTAAACGCTGAGGATTTCAAACAAGGAGACATCGTGATACCAACGTATCTTTCAGAATGCCAAGAATGCGAGAATTGCTTGTCAGGCAAGTCCAACCTGTGCCTGAAATATCCGTTTACCTGGAGCGGTCTAATGCTCGATGGAACTTCAAGAATGTCGACTGTCAAGGGACAAAAGATGCTGTACCACCTCTTTTCTTGCTCCACATGGTCCGAGTACATGGTCGTTAACGTCAATTTCCTTGTCAAGCTCCACAAATGGGGTGCTCATCGTACTACTACACCACCTCTGTCCCACGCTAGCTTCCTCTCATGTGGATTCTCTACCGGATATGGGGCTCCTTGGAAGGAAGCTAAGATTGAAAGAGGGTCAACTGTTGCTGTTATTGGTCTTGGTGCTGTTGGATTAGGG GCAGTTGAGGGGGCTAGAATGCAAGGTGCATCTAGGATAATCGGTGTCGACAAAAATGagatgaaaagagaaaaaggaataGCTTTTGGAATGACTGATTTTATAAACCCTGACAATCACCAATCTGAACATGATCAAGATCATGACAAATCAGTTTCTAAGCTCATCAAAGACTGTACAGATGGAATGGGTGTAGATTATTGCTTTGAGTGCACTGGCGTTGCATCCTTCATCAATGAAGCCCTTGAAGCCACAAAAATG GGTAAAGGAACAGCAGTTGTGCTAGGAGGCTCAGGTGTAACAACCGTTCAAATTGATTTTCTCTCCCTGATGAGCGGCAGAACCTTGAAAGGGTCCCTGTTTGGAGGTCTCAAAGCCAAAACCGACCTTCCCATTCTCATCAACAAATGCATGAATATG GAAATGCAATTGGATGAACTCTTGACTCATGAAGTTCCTCTCGTAGATATTAACAAAGCACTTGAATTCTTAAAGCAGCCAGATTGTGTGAAGGTTCTGATCAAGATTTGA
- the LOC112198394 gene encoding uncharacterized protein LOC112198394 isoform X1, whose protein sequence is MEVQIQPLQKMIFQKAKLHQTQKRKKFHLGVKPNYWILAKKKRKRPILVEFNERGQPIGQNAALFSSFIGASARELIPMTAATWKDLSATFKDQIWIHITTSFIVDEFYKKHIFRKMMKLWRDHRSLVVKQVEEQAKVVGLQRAAALLKPNNIESMDEWLAFIKNRTSAGFKEKCEKFKRMRARRTLPHRTSRKSFARLEEELREQSENPDAISRSDIWIHAYEAKKKKGSEEVVEDPEIVKQVKQKRAEQEPSQTPSLKDDAVAQVLGPDPRGRVRGLGFGAVPSKLEYQTKVGSKVANLEKQVSNQAQNMLSQSQEIERLKEVVATLLARSEKERNNHQVSNSVQHSATKFSLRTQNENPSVQHHSSDGIQSKHNIASVRGSESGRPQSKQSNQKKTGSIQHSAGDGSQSKDKEGKRTKVTKDDQNRIELLSWFEMEEQVVAIAKLESKDPNVKVHHVPLGHECWKVWVLDVFEDIALYRPTREFGTLSMAQGSTVAWPIKYIKQV, encoded by the exons ATGGAAGTTCAAATTCAACCCCTGCAGAAGATGATATTCCAGAAGGCCAAGCtacatcaaacccagaaaagaaaaaaattccacCTCGGGGTAAAGCCAAATTATTGGatattggcaaaaaaaaaaagaaaacgtcCTATTCTAGTTGAATTCAATGAAAGAGGCCAGCCTATTGGACAAAATGCAGCTCTCTTCTCCTCTTTCATTGGAGCCTCAGCAAGAGAGTTAATACCAATGACTGCTGCAACTTGGAAAGATCTATCTGCTACTTTCAAAGATCAGATTTGGATACACATCACA ACAAGTTTCATTGTTGATGAATTCTACAAGAAGCATATTTTTCGAAAAATGATGAAGCTTTGGCGAGATCATAGATCGTTAGTGGTAAAACAAGTGGAAGAGCAAGCCAAAGTTGTTGGTTTACAACGTGCTGCTGCCCTTCTCAAGCCTAAcaacatagaatccatggatgAGTGGTTAGCTTTTATTAAAAACAGAACTAGTGCAGGATTTAAG GAGAAGTGTGAAAAATTCAAGAGAATGCGGGCAAGAAGAACTTTACCACACAGAACAAGTAGAAAAAGTTTCGCGCGGCTTGAAGAAGAATTG AGGGAACAAAGTGAAAATCCCGATGCGATATCAAGGTCTGATATATGGATACATGCTtatgaagcaaagaagaagaagggttcaGAGGAAGTAGTTGAGGATCCAGAAATAGTG AAACAAGTGAAGCAGAAAAGGGCAGAGCAAGAACCCTCACAAACACCTTCTTTGAAAGATGATGCTGTAGCACAAGTTCTAGGTCCTGATCCACGAGGACGGGTAAGAGGTTTAGGATTTGGAGCAGTCCCTTCAAAGTTAGAATATCAAACCAAAGTTGGAAGCAAAGTTGCTAACTTAGAGAAACAAGTGTCCAATCAAGCACAAAATATGCTTTCTCAATCACAAGAGATTGAACGATTGAAAGAAGTGGTTGCCACTCTTTTAGCAAGATCAGAGAAAGAAAGGAATAACCAT CAGGTTAGTAACAGTGTTCAGCATTCTGCTACTAAGTTTTCACTACGAACGCAAAATGAAAATCCAAGCGTTCAACATCATAGCAGTGATGGAATACAAAGCAAACACAATATTGCTAGTGTTCGAGGTTCTGAAAGTGGGAGGCCACAAAGCAAGCAGAGCAACCAAAAGAAAACTGGAAGTATTCAACATTCTGCTGGTGATGGGTCGCAAAGCAAAGACAAGGAAGGTAAAAGGACCAAAGTTACAAAGGATGATCAGAATAGAATCGAATTGTTAAGTTGGTTTGAGATGGAAGAACAAGTTGTTGCAATAGCAAAACTAGAGTCAAAAGATCCAAATGTAAAAGTCCATCATGTGCCCCTTGGTCATGAATGCTGGAAAGTTTGGGTGCTTGATGTTTTTGAGGATATAGCTTTATATCGACCAACTAGGGAGTTTGGAACACTGAGTATGGCTCAAGGAAGTACAGTTGCATGGCCTATCAAGTACATCAAGCAAGTTTAG